A genomic stretch from Mauremys mutica isolate MM-2020 ecotype Southern chromosome 18, ASM2049712v1, whole genome shotgun sequence includes:
- the TTC16 gene encoding tetratricopeptide repeat protein 16 isoform X1 has translation MPFLLWCRKGVGHVICRRGHLPCGRKCSASVSRLPLVSFMRTLSFNLCWSLGQTGRAGDLCNAPRVFNYLLVGRVTRHRIMPAGCLKAGSGTRLLMPIGRAHRVPCERRRDPTLATEPSHSGPTPSAPSCLDTACLATRDTTTGMEAKAPQEEPGQSKAGLEMKTETKGLFPTAVSKENLRERSLRQIFGSSQTLRDLKDPSGVKSPTAIVQNRIQEHRQRGKEFFSQGEWEKAVICYSKAINLNPQQVEFYVQKAEAFLQLCDFQSAVLNLRKAYSLSSAKEEYVERMAFIIYLQGQCLFDQEVYWDALESFTRASELQPDNSLYRRRSIACLAALNRYQDCFRLVNEELDQDSKNPDLYILRAKLHEHFSRATLCYQDVQEAIALEPRHEEAQLLMQRLLKRAQKAKNQALNKALKGNLKDALLKITFAIENSPFDAGYFIFRGTLHRRVKDFNSAIDDYIKATELCEEEGAVAMEAQRQLLLTYNDFAVHCYTQGFFEEAVLLLNKALKGEKNEKGLYVNRGDCLFRLGELTFALADYQQALELSPMDFSLRRRVGMLLDELGLQAHKQRKYQRAVHCFSGAIESNPRLPHYYLHRAKSRLFLQDEMSAKEDVIIALLLDPENDAVLPVVTSLFPGQPIQDIISSKIAEVAKTILERKLQACPYSNSPAKLKWPAGALEDEPKEPGAQSEDPERALQDSESVISSCATEHELYKQIAVSRKTVSKVSEPGLEEKK, from the exons ATGCCATTTTTATTATGGTGCAGGAAGGGCGTAGGCCACGTGATCTGCAGACGTGGCCATCTTCCTTGTGGGCGGAAGTGCTCAGCCTCTGTAAGCCGGCTGCCCTTGGTTTCCTTTATGAGGACCCTTTCGTTTAATCTTTGCTGGTCCCTTGGTCAGACTGGAAGAGCTGGTGACTTATGTAACGCACCAAGGGTCTTCAACTACTTGCTTGTTGGCAGAGTTACCAGGCACAGGATCATGCCTGCAGGCTGCCTCAAAGCTGGCAG TGGAACCAGACTCCTGATGCCCATCG GCCGGGCTCACAGGGTGCCATGCGAGCGCAGGAGGGATCCCACCCTGGCCACGGAACCTTCTCACTCTGGGCCCACCCCCTCGGCCCCCAGCTGCCTGGATACCGCCTGCCTAGCAACGAGGGACACGACCACTGGGATGGAGGCCAAGGCCCCGCAGGAGGAGCCTGGGCAGAGCAAA GCAGGACTGGAGATGAAGACAGAGACTAAAGGACTGTTCCCGACTGCTGTGTCCAAAGAGAATCTCCGGGAGAGATCCCTGCGACAGATCTTTGGGTCCAGCCAGACTTTGCGAGACCTCAAGGACCCCAGCGGAGTGAAGTCCCCGACAGCGATTGTGCAGAACAGGATACAGGAGCA CCGTCAGAGAGGGAAGGAGTTCTTCTCCCAAGGCGAGTGGGAGAAAGCTGTCATTTGTTATTCCAAAGCCATTAACCTGAACCCCCAGCAG GTGGAGTTCTATGTACAGAAGGCAGAAGCCTTTCTCCAGCTCTGTGATTTCCAGTCTGCTGTGCTGAACCTCAGAAAGGCGTATTCCTTATCCTCTGCAAAGGAAGAATATGTAGAGCGCATGGCCTTCATTATTTACCTGCAG GGCCAATGTCTGTTTGACCAAGAGGTCTATTGGGATGCTTTGGAGTCCTTCACTCGAGCCTCAGAGCTGCAGCCTGACAACTCACTCTATCGCAGGAGGAG cATTGCCTGTCTCGCAGCCCTGAACAGATACCAGGACTGTTTTCGGCTCGTCAATGAAGAGCTAGATCAAGACTCAAAGAACCCAGATCTGTACATCCTGAGAGCCAAGCTGCATGAGCACTTCAGTCGG GCTACCCTGTGTTACCAGGACGTCCAGGAGGCCATTGCGCTGGAGCCGCGGCACGAAGAAGCTCAGCTTCTAATGCAGAGGCTGCTGAAACGAGCACAGAAAGCCAAGAACCAGGCTCTGAATAAGGCCTTGAAGGGAAACCTGAAGGATGCCCTGCTCAAAATCACCTTTGCCATCGAGAACAGCCCCTTTGATGCAGGGTACTTCATCTTCAG AGGGACTCTACACAGAAGGGTCAAAGACTTCAACTCAGCCATTGATGATTACATCAAGGCCACAGAGCTCTGCGAAGAAGAGGGAGCTGTGGCCATGGAGGCGCAACGGCAGCTCCTGCTCACGTACAACGACTTTGCAGTGCACTGCTATACTCAGGGCTTCTTCGAAGAGGCTGTGCTGCTCCTCAACAAAGCCCTGAAAGGGGAGAAGAACGAGAAGGGACTCTATGTCAACAGAGGAG ACTGCCTCTTCAGGCTGGGAGAGCTAACCTTTGCCTTGGCGGATTATCAGCAGGCGCTGGAATTGAGTCCAATGGACTTTAGTTTGCGAAGACGCGTTGGTATGTTGCTGGATGAACTAGGATTGCAGGCGCACAAGCAGAG AAAGTACCAGCGGGCAGTACACTGTTTCTCTGGTGCTATTGAGAGCAACCCTCGCCTGCCACACTATTACCTGCACCGGGCCAAGAGCCGCCTGTTCCTGCAGGATGAGATGAGTGCTAAGGAGGATGTGATCATAGCTCTGTTGCTGGACCCTGAAAATGATGCG GTCCTACCTGTTGTAACCAGCCTCTTTCCAGGACAGCCCATCCAGGATATTATTAGCAGCAAGATTGCGGAGGTTGCCAAAACAATCTTGGAAAGAAAGCTTCAAGCCTGCCCGTACTCCAACAGCCCAGCTAAACTCAAATG GCCAGCTGGAGCTCTGGAGGATGAACCAAAGGAACCAGGTGCTCAGAGTGAAGATCCCGAGAGAGCCCTGCAGGATTCAGAGAGCGTCATCAGCTCTTGTGCCACGGAACATGAACTGTACAAGCAGATAGCTGTCTCCAGAAAGACAGTGAGTAAAGTAAGTGAACCTGGCTTGGAGGAGAAAAAGTGA
- the TTC16 gene encoding tetratricopeptide repeat protein 16 isoform X6: MEAKAPQEEPGQSKAGLEMKTETKGLFPTAVSKENLRERSLRQIFGSSQTLRDLKDPSGVKSPTAIVQNRIQEHRQRGKEFFSQGEWEKAVICYSKAINLNPQQVEFYVQKAEAFLQLCDFQSAVLNLRKAYSLSSAKEEYVERMAFIIYLQGQCLFDQEVYWDALESFTRASELQPDNSLYRRRSIACLAALNRYQDCFRLVNEELDQDSKNPDLYILRAKLHEHFSRATLCYQDVQEAIALEPRHEEAQLLMQRLLKRAQKAKNQALNKALKGNLKDALLKITFAIENSPFDAGYFIFRGTLHRRVKDFNSAIDDYIKATELCEEEGAVAMEAQRQLLLTYNDFAVHCYTQGFFEEAVLLLNKALKGEKNEKGLYVNRGDCLFRLGELTFALADYQQALELSPMDFSLRRRVGMLLDELGLQAHKQRKYQRAVHCFSGAIESNPRLPHYYLHRAKSRLFLQDEMSAKEDVIIALLLDPENDAVLPVVTSLFPGQPIQDIISSKIAEVAKTILERKLQACPYSNSPAKLKWPAGALEDEPKEPGAQSEDPERALQDSESVISSCATEHELYKQIAVSRKTVSKVSEPGLEEKK; this comes from the exons ATGGAGGCCAAGGCCCCGCAGGAGGAGCCTGGGCAGAGCAAA GCAGGACTGGAGATGAAGACAGAGACTAAAGGACTGTTCCCGACTGCTGTGTCCAAAGAGAATCTCCGGGAGAGATCCCTGCGACAGATCTTTGGGTCCAGCCAGACTTTGCGAGACCTCAAGGACCCCAGCGGAGTGAAGTCCCCGACAGCGATTGTGCAGAACAGGATACAGGAGCA CCGTCAGAGAGGGAAGGAGTTCTTCTCCCAAGGCGAGTGGGAGAAAGCTGTCATTTGTTATTCCAAAGCCATTAACCTGAACCCCCAGCAG GTGGAGTTCTATGTACAGAAGGCAGAAGCCTTTCTCCAGCTCTGTGATTTCCAGTCTGCTGTGCTGAACCTCAGAAAGGCGTATTCCTTATCCTCTGCAAAGGAAGAATATGTAGAGCGCATGGCCTTCATTATTTACCTGCAG GGCCAATGTCTGTTTGACCAAGAGGTCTATTGGGATGCTTTGGAGTCCTTCACTCGAGCCTCAGAGCTGCAGCCTGACAACTCACTCTATCGCAGGAGGAG cATTGCCTGTCTCGCAGCCCTGAACAGATACCAGGACTGTTTTCGGCTCGTCAATGAAGAGCTAGATCAAGACTCAAAGAACCCAGATCTGTACATCCTGAGAGCCAAGCTGCATGAGCACTTCAGTCGG GCTACCCTGTGTTACCAGGACGTCCAGGAGGCCATTGCGCTGGAGCCGCGGCACGAAGAAGCTCAGCTTCTAATGCAGAGGCTGCTGAAACGAGCACAGAAAGCCAAGAACCAGGCTCTGAATAAGGCCTTGAAGGGAAACCTGAAGGATGCCCTGCTCAAAATCACCTTTGCCATCGAGAACAGCCCCTTTGATGCAGGGTACTTCATCTTCAG AGGGACTCTACACAGAAGGGTCAAAGACTTCAACTCAGCCATTGATGATTACATCAAGGCCACAGAGCTCTGCGAAGAAGAGGGAGCTGTGGCCATGGAGGCGCAACGGCAGCTCCTGCTCACGTACAACGACTTTGCAGTGCACTGCTATACTCAGGGCTTCTTCGAAGAGGCTGTGCTGCTCCTCAACAAAGCCCTGAAAGGGGAGAAGAACGAGAAGGGACTCTATGTCAACAGAGGAG ACTGCCTCTTCAGGCTGGGAGAGCTAACCTTTGCCTTGGCGGATTATCAGCAGGCGCTGGAATTGAGTCCAATGGACTTTAGTTTGCGAAGACGCGTTGGTATGTTGCTGGATGAACTAGGATTGCAGGCGCACAAGCAGAG AAAGTACCAGCGGGCAGTACACTGTTTCTCTGGTGCTATTGAGAGCAACCCTCGCCTGCCACACTATTACCTGCACCGGGCCAAGAGCCGCCTGTTCCTGCAGGATGAGATGAGTGCTAAGGAGGATGTGATCATAGCTCTGTTGCTGGACCCTGAAAATGATGCG GTCCTACCTGTTGTAACCAGCCTCTTTCCAGGACAGCCCATCCAGGATATTATTAGCAGCAAGATTGCGGAGGTTGCCAAAACAATCTTGGAAAGAAAGCTTCAAGCCTGCCCGTACTCCAACAGCCCAGCTAAACTCAAATG GCCAGCTGGAGCTCTGGAGGATGAACCAAAGGAACCAGGTGCTCAGAGTGAAGATCCCGAGAGAGCCCTGCAGGATTCAGAGAGCGTCATCAGCTCTTGTGCCACGGAACATGAACTGTACAAGCAGATAGCTGTCTCCAGAAAGACAGTGAGTAAAGTAAGTGAACCTGGCTTGGAGGAGAAAAAGTGA
- the TTC16 gene encoding tetratricopeptide repeat protein 16 isoform X5, protein MTRAISPAGRAHRVPCERRRDPTLATEPSHSGPTPSAPSCLDTACLATRDTTTGMEAKAPQEEPGQSKAGLEMKTETKGLFPTAVSKENLRERSLRQIFGSSQTLRDLKDPSGVKSPTAIVQNRIQEHRQRGKEFFSQGEWEKAVICYSKAINLNPQQVEFYVQKAEAFLQLCDFQSAVLNLRKAYSLSSAKEEYVERMAFIIYLQGQCLFDQEVYWDALESFTRASELQPDNSLYRRRSIACLAALNRYQDCFRLVNEELDQDSKNPDLYILRAKLHEHFSRATLCYQDVQEAIALEPRHEEAQLLMQRLLKRAQKAKNQALNKALKGNLKDALLKITFAIENSPFDAGYFIFRGTLHRRVKDFNSAIDDYIKATELCEEEGAVAMEAQRQLLLTYNDFAVHCYTQGFFEEAVLLLNKALKGEKNEKGLYVNRGDCLFRLGELTFALADYQQALELSPMDFSLRRRVGMLLDELGLQAHKQRKYQRAVHCFSGAIESNPRLPHYYLHRAKSRLFLQDEMSAKEDVIIALLLDPENDAVLPVVTSLFPGQPIQDIISSKIAEVAKTILERKLQACPYSNSPAKLKWPAGALEDEPKEPGAQSEDPERALQDSESVISSCATEHELYKQIAVSRKTVSKVSEPGLEEKK, encoded by the exons ATGACCAGAGCTATTTCTCCTGCAG GCCGGGCTCACAGGGTGCCATGCGAGCGCAGGAGGGATCCCACCCTGGCCACGGAACCTTCTCACTCTGGGCCCACCCCCTCGGCCCCCAGCTGCCTGGATACCGCCTGCCTAGCAACGAGGGACACGACCACTGGGATGGAGGCCAAGGCCCCGCAGGAGGAGCCTGGGCAGAGCAAA GCAGGACTGGAGATGAAGACAGAGACTAAAGGACTGTTCCCGACTGCTGTGTCCAAAGAGAATCTCCGGGAGAGATCCCTGCGACAGATCTTTGGGTCCAGCCAGACTTTGCGAGACCTCAAGGACCCCAGCGGAGTGAAGTCCCCGACAGCGATTGTGCAGAACAGGATACAGGAGCA CCGTCAGAGAGGGAAGGAGTTCTTCTCCCAAGGCGAGTGGGAGAAAGCTGTCATTTGTTATTCCAAAGCCATTAACCTGAACCCCCAGCAG GTGGAGTTCTATGTACAGAAGGCAGAAGCCTTTCTCCAGCTCTGTGATTTCCAGTCTGCTGTGCTGAACCTCAGAAAGGCGTATTCCTTATCCTCTGCAAAGGAAGAATATGTAGAGCGCATGGCCTTCATTATTTACCTGCAG GGCCAATGTCTGTTTGACCAAGAGGTCTATTGGGATGCTTTGGAGTCCTTCACTCGAGCCTCAGAGCTGCAGCCTGACAACTCACTCTATCGCAGGAGGAG cATTGCCTGTCTCGCAGCCCTGAACAGATACCAGGACTGTTTTCGGCTCGTCAATGAAGAGCTAGATCAAGACTCAAAGAACCCAGATCTGTACATCCTGAGAGCCAAGCTGCATGAGCACTTCAGTCGG GCTACCCTGTGTTACCAGGACGTCCAGGAGGCCATTGCGCTGGAGCCGCGGCACGAAGAAGCTCAGCTTCTAATGCAGAGGCTGCTGAAACGAGCACAGAAAGCCAAGAACCAGGCTCTGAATAAGGCCTTGAAGGGAAACCTGAAGGATGCCCTGCTCAAAATCACCTTTGCCATCGAGAACAGCCCCTTTGATGCAGGGTACTTCATCTTCAG AGGGACTCTACACAGAAGGGTCAAAGACTTCAACTCAGCCATTGATGATTACATCAAGGCCACAGAGCTCTGCGAAGAAGAGGGAGCTGTGGCCATGGAGGCGCAACGGCAGCTCCTGCTCACGTACAACGACTTTGCAGTGCACTGCTATACTCAGGGCTTCTTCGAAGAGGCTGTGCTGCTCCTCAACAAAGCCCTGAAAGGGGAGAAGAACGAGAAGGGACTCTATGTCAACAGAGGAG ACTGCCTCTTCAGGCTGGGAGAGCTAACCTTTGCCTTGGCGGATTATCAGCAGGCGCTGGAATTGAGTCCAATGGACTTTAGTTTGCGAAGACGCGTTGGTATGTTGCTGGATGAACTAGGATTGCAGGCGCACAAGCAGAG AAAGTACCAGCGGGCAGTACACTGTTTCTCTGGTGCTATTGAGAGCAACCCTCGCCTGCCACACTATTACCTGCACCGGGCCAAGAGCCGCCTGTTCCTGCAGGATGAGATGAGTGCTAAGGAGGATGTGATCATAGCTCTGTTGCTGGACCCTGAAAATGATGCG GTCCTACCTGTTGTAACCAGCCTCTTTCCAGGACAGCCCATCCAGGATATTATTAGCAGCAAGATTGCGGAGGTTGCCAAAACAATCTTGGAAAGAAAGCTTCAAGCCTGCCCGTACTCCAACAGCCCAGCTAAACTCAAATG GCCAGCTGGAGCTCTGGAGGATGAACCAAAGGAACCAGGTGCTCAGAGTGAAGATCCCGAGAGAGCCCTGCAGGATTCAGAGAGCGTCATCAGCTCTTGTGCCACGGAACATGAACTGTACAAGCAGATAGCTGTCTCCAGAAAGACAGTGAGTAAAGTAAGTGAACCTGGCTTGGAGGAGAAAAAGTGA
- the TTC16 gene encoding tetratricopeptide repeat protein 16 isoform X3 has protein sequence MGDAIFIMVQEGRRPRDLQTWPSSLWAEVLSLCRAHRVPCERRRDPTLATEPSHSGPTPSAPSCLDTACLATRDTTTGMEAKAPQEEPGQSKAGLEMKTETKGLFPTAVSKENLRERSLRQIFGSSQTLRDLKDPSGVKSPTAIVQNRIQEHRQRGKEFFSQGEWEKAVICYSKAINLNPQQVEFYVQKAEAFLQLCDFQSAVLNLRKAYSLSSAKEEYVERMAFIIYLQGQCLFDQEVYWDALESFTRASELQPDNSLYRRRSIACLAALNRYQDCFRLVNEELDQDSKNPDLYILRAKLHEHFSRATLCYQDVQEAIALEPRHEEAQLLMQRLLKRAQKAKNQALNKALKGNLKDALLKITFAIENSPFDAGYFIFRGTLHRRVKDFNSAIDDYIKATELCEEEGAVAMEAQRQLLLTYNDFAVHCYTQGFFEEAVLLLNKALKGEKNEKGLYVNRGDCLFRLGELTFALADYQQALELSPMDFSLRRRVGMLLDELGLQAHKQRKYQRAVHCFSGAIESNPRLPHYYLHRAKSRLFLQDEMSAKEDVIIALLLDPENDAVLPVVTSLFPGQPIQDIISSKIAEVAKTILERKLQACPYSNSPAKLKWPAGALEDEPKEPGAQSEDPERALQDSESVISSCATEHELYKQIAVSRKTVSKVSEPGLEEKK, from the exons ATGGGCGATGCCATTTTTATTATGGTGCAGGAAGGGCGTAGGCCACGTGATCTGCAGACGTGGCCATCTTCCTTGTGGGCGGAAGTGCTCAGCCTCT GCCGGGCTCACAGGGTGCCATGCGAGCGCAGGAGGGATCCCACCCTGGCCACGGAACCTTCTCACTCTGGGCCCACCCCCTCGGCCCCCAGCTGCCTGGATACCGCCTGCCTAGCAACGAGGGACACGACCACTGGGATGGAGGCCAAGGCCCCGCAGGAGGAGCCTGGGCAGAGCAAA GCAGGACTGGAGATGAAGACAGAGACTAAAGGACTGTTCCCGACTGCTGTGTCCAAAGAGAATCTCCGGGAGAGATCCCTGCGACAGATCTTTGGGTCCAGCCAGACTTTGCGAGACCTCAAGGACCCCAGCGGAGTGAAGTCCCCGACAGCGATTGTGCAGAACAGGATACAGGAGCA CCGTCAGAGAGGGAAGGAGTTCTTCTCCCAAGGCGAGTGGGAGAAAGCTGTCATTTGTTATTCCAAAGCCATTAACCTGAACCCCCAGCAG GTGGAGTTCTATGTACAGAAGGCAGAAGCCTTTCTCCAGCTCTGTGATTTCCAGTCTGCTGTGCTGAACCTCAGAAAGGCGTATTCCTTATCCTCTGCAAAGGAAGAATATGTAGAGCGCATGGCCTTCATTATTTACCTGCAG GGCCAATGTCTGTTTGACCAAGAGGTCTATTGGGATGCTTTGGAGTCCTTCACTCGAGCCTCAGAGCTGCAGCCTGACAACTCACTCTATCGCAGGAGGAG cATTGCCTGTCTCGCAGCCCTGAACAGATACCAGGACTGTTTTCGGCTCGTCAATGAAGAGCTAGATCAAGACTCAAAGAACCCAGATCTGTACATCCTGAGAGCCAAGCTGCATGAGCACTTCAGTCGG GCTACCCTGTGTTACCAGGACGTCCAGGAGGCCATTGCGCTGGAGCCGCGGCACGAAGAAGCTCAGCTTCTAATGCAGAGGCTGCTGAAACGAGCACAGAAAGCCAAGAACCAGGCTCTGAATAAGGCCTTGAAGGGAAACCTGAAGGATGCCCTGCTCAAAATCACCTTTGCCATCGAGAACAGCCCCTTTGATGCAGGGTACTTCATCTTCAG AGGGACTCTACACAGAAGGGTCAAAGACTTCAACTCAGCCATTGATGATTACATCAAGGCCACAGAGCTCTGCGAAGAAGAGGGAGCTGTGGCCATGGAGGCGCAACGGCAGCTCCTGCTCACGTACAACGACTTTGCAGTGCACTGCTATACTCAGGGCTTCTTCGAAGAGGCTGTGCTGCTCCTCAACAAAGCCCTGAAAGGGGAGAAGAACGAGAAGGGACTCTATGTCAACAGAGGAG ACTGCCTCTTCAGGCTGGGAGAGCTAACCTTTGCCTTGGCGGATTATCAGCAGGCGCTGGAATTGAGTCCAATGGACTTTAGTTTGCGAAGACGCGTTGGTATGTTGCTGGATGAACTAGGATTGCAGGCGCACAAGCAGAG AAAGTACCAGCGGGCAGTACACTGTTTCTCTGGTGCTATTGAGAGCAACCCTCGCCTGCCACACTATTACCTGCACCGGGCCAAGAGCCGCCTGTTCCTGCAGGATGAGATGAGTGCTAAGGAGGATGTGATCATAGCTCTGTTGCTGGACCCTGAAAATGATGCG GTCCTACCTGTTGTAACCAGCCTCTTTCCAGGACAGCCCATCCAGGATATTATTAGCAGCAAGATTGCGGAGGTTGCCAAAACAATCTTGGAAAGAAAGCTTCAAGCCTGCCCGTACTCCAACAGCCCAGCTAAACTCAAATG GCCAGCTGGAGCTCTGGAGGATGAACCAAAGGAACCAGGTGCTCAGAGTGAAGATCCCGAGAGAGCCCTGCAGGATTCAGAGAGCGTCATCAGCTCTTGTGCCACGGAACATGAACTGTACAAGCAGATAGCTGTCTCCAGAAAGACAGTGAGTAAAGTAAGTGAACCTGGCTTGGAGGAGAAAAAGTGA
- the TTC16 gene encoding tetratricopeptide repeat protein 16 isoform X7, producing MKTETKGLFPTAVSKENLRERSLRQIFGSSQTLRDLKDPSGVKSPTAIVQNRIQEHRQRGKEFFSQGEWEKAVICYSKAINLNPQQVEFYVQKAEAFLQLCDFQSAVLNLRKAYSLSSAKEEYVERMAFIIYLQGQCLFDQEVYWDALESFTRASELQPDNSLYRRRSIACLAALNRYQDCFRLVNEELDQDSKNPDLYILRAKLHEHFSRATLCYQDVQEAIALEPRHEEAQLLMQRLLKRAQKAKNQALNKALKGNLKDALLKITFAIENSPFDAGYFIFRGTLHRRVKDFNSAIDDYIKATELCEEEGAVAMEAQRQLLLTYNDFAVHCYTQGFFEEAVLLLNKALKGEKNEKGLYVNRGDCLFRLGELTFALADYQQALELSPMDFSLRRRVGMLLDELGLQAHKQRKYQRAVHCFSGAIESNPRLPHYYLHRAKSRLFLQDEMSAKEDVIIALLLDPENDAVLPVVTSLFPGQPIQDIISSKIAEVAKTILERKLQACPYSNSPAKLKWPAGALEDEPKEPGAQSEDPERALQDSESVISSCATEHELYKQIAVSRKTVSKVSEPGLEEKK from the exons ATGAAGACAGAGACTAAAGGACTGTTCCCGACTGCTGTGTCCAAAGAGAATCTCCGGGAGAGATCCCTGCGACAGATCTTTGGGTCCAGCCAGACTTTGCGAGACCTCAAGGACCCCAGCGGAGTGAAGTCCCCGACAGCGATTGTGCAGAACAGGATACAGGAGCA CCGTCAGAGAGGGAAGGAGTTCTTCTCCCAAGGCGAGTGGGAGAAAGCTGTCATTTGTTATTCCAAAGCCATTAACCTGAACCCCCAGCAG GTGGAGTTCTATGTACAGAAGGCAGAAGCCTTTCTCCAGCTCTGTGATTTCCAGTCTGCTGTGCTGAACCTCAGAAAGGCGTATTCCTTATCCTCTGCAAAGGAAGAATATGTAGAGCGCATGGCCTTCATTATTTACCTGCAG GGCCAATGTCTGTTTGACCAAGAGGTCTATTGGGATGCTTTGGAGTCCTTCACTCGAGCCTCAGAGCTGCAGCCTGACAACTCACTCTATCGCAGGAGGAG cATTGCCTGTCTCGCAGCCCTGAACAGATACCAGGACTGTTTTCGGCTCGTCAATGAAGAGCTAGATCAAGACTCAAAGAACCCAGATCTGTACATCCTGAGAGCCAAGCTGCATGAGCACTTCAGTCGG GCTACCCTGTGTTACCAGGACGTCCAGGAGGCCATTGCGCTGGAGCCGCGGCACGAAGAAGCTCAGCTTCTAATGCAGAGGCTGCTGAAACGAGCACAGAAAGCCAAGAACCAGGCTCTGAATAAGGCCTTGAAGGGAAACCTGAAGGATGCCCTGCTCAAAATCACCTTTGCCATCGAGAACAGCCCCTTTGATGCAGGGTACTTCATCTTCAG AGGGACTCTACACAGAAGGGTCAAAGACTTCAACTCAGCCATTGATGATTACATCAAGGCCACAGAGCTCTGCGAAGAAGAGGGAGCTGTGGCCATGGAGGCGCAACGGCAGCTCCTGCTCACGTACAACGACTTTGCAGTGCACTGCTATACTCAGGGCTTCTTCGAAGAGGCTGTGCTGCTCCTCAACAAAGCCCTGAAAGGGGAGAAGAACGAGAAGGGACTCTATGTCAACAGAGGAG ACTGCCTCTTCAGGCTGGGAGAGCTAACCTTTGCCTTGGCGGATTATCAGCAGGCGCTGGAATTGAGTCCAATGGACTTTAGTTTGCGAAGACGCGTTGGTATGTTGCTGGATGAACTAGGATTGCAGGCGCACAAGCAGAG AAAGTACCAGCGGGCAGTACACTGTTTCTCTGGTGCTATTGAGAGCAACCCTCGCCTGCCACACTATTACCTGCACCGGGCCAAGAGCCGCCTGTTCCTGCAGGATGAGATGAGTGCTAAGGAGGATGTGATCATAGCTCTGTTGCTGGACCCTGAAAATGATGCG GTCCTACCTGTTGTAACCAGCCTCTTTCCAGGACAGCCCATCCAGGATATTATTAGCAGCAAGATTGCGGAGGTTGCCAAAACAATCTTGGAAAGAAAGCTTCAAGCCTGCCCGTACTCCAACAGCCCAGCTAAACTCAAATG GCCAGCTGGAGCTCTGGAGGATGAACCAAAGGAACCAGGTGCTCAGAGTGAAGATCCCGAGAGAGCCCTGCAGGATTCAGAGAGCGTCATCAGCTCTTGTGCCACGGAACATGAACTGTACAAGCAGATAGCTGTCTCCAGAAAGACAGTGAGTAAAGTAAGTGAACCTGGCTTGGAGGAGAAAAAGTGA